From Falco naumanni isolate bFalNau1 chromosome 4, bFalNau1.pat, whole genome shotgun sequence:
TGTGGTATTGGGTAGGGTAGCAGTTTGCCACACAGCcatcagtgctgcttttttgtcaGTGTCGTGCATAATTCTTCCATGCTAAGCCCCCTCTACCAGACCGTGAAAAGGGCCTTAGGATGTAATCGCTGCAACATCTACACGAACATAGTTCTTCCCCCAACCAAATAAAAAGCTGTCAACAACCTAttacttttcttaattttgtcGATTTGTTTCTGTTGGTAAAAGTGAGAGGAAGGTTCAGCAGTGATGTATATACAACTCAAATTCATGACATACACCTGAGGATCCTCAGTTAGGAATATAGTGATTCTGAGATCCTAAATGTCTGCCAGAGATGTCTGTATCTTTCTATCTCCTGTGTCAGCAGCAGTGCTCCTAATCGGACATCTCAGCTGTCTAGATGAGTTAGCGTGAAGGGAAGGTTTACATTAGTCACCTAAAAATACAAGCATAGGAGTGTCAGTGATAATACACATTGTCCATAgtacttgtttggtttttcatAATCATATAAGTTGTTTGCCATGAAATTTCTAGTGATACAAAGCTTTCATaccaggattttttttgcttacatAATGTCACATCTATTTACAAATTCCAgttcaaattctgctttcaaaaagaCAGAATTGCATCTCTCAGCTTCTGTATTACAGTGATCAGGTTAATAACTCCAGGACTGAATCCAGTAGGGTTAGTTGAGTGTATTCATATTTACAATTGAGATCTTaattgttttactttaaatgaTGTGCAAGTGCTGGAGATTCTAGCCGAATGTGGTTGAACTATTTAATTGTGCACAGTAAAAGCAAGCACTTACTTTAGAATCTGTAAACATTCTAGTTACTCCCACATATATAAGTTGTCACTGCTTGTCAAAGCACTTCCTTAGTACTTTCTCAGAAATCTataaagcactgaaaatcaTCTAAAAGATTAGAAAATGTAATAGTGATGGTGATAAGGGGTGTGAAATAGCCAGACCATGATGGAGATAAATTGAAGACTGCTTATTAATAGTACAAATTACTGggtaaaatacacattttctttttgtgatcTCTCAATAGGCTTTTACAGAAATCTCTTAGGAAATCTTTGTTAAGATACCCTTTCTGTGCTCTCATTTTGCACTAGCAGAATTTCATAGATGGCAATTTTATTATACAATAGcttcaatttaattttattattttttaggataaagcaaaaaagagaaagaagcacaagaaacatggtaaaaagaagaaaaagaagattgCTGGTTCAAATTCGGATTcggaataataataataaaaaaagactatcAACAGAAGTGCAATGACTGAAGGAAACTTAAACTGTGAAATGACAGCAAACTTTACCAAACTGCATGAGTTTTCCTGTGTTCTAGAAATATTCATAATCTTTCAGTAGCCAGCCagatgcagctgtgctgggaaagaCCATTGTTATTGCCTGCTGCTTAATACATGAGGTACAACTTTTATAAAATTGCAGTAAGCAGTGTTAGATGTTTGAAACCGTATGAGATGGTAGTCCAGCAGAGATGTAAAATATCGGAAAATAAAAGTTGAACTTTTTAGATAGTAAGAGTAGTCTTTTAAAGCATTAGTAATAGTCTTTATTTGTAAATCTGGACAAAGAAAATCCCAAGTTCATCCTGCAGGTTAATATTATACATAAACTATTACATGCTGGTGTCTGCTAATGGCATTTACAAAATGGGAAATTAATgataacatttaaaatgctgcCTTTGTAGAAATGTTTATGATCTGCCCCATTACCATCTTCATGCTTACGAGAAAGGGAATGCTACAATTTTGGCTGACTGCATAGGGTGCCTTTGCCTTTGATTCTTGCAAATCTGCTATTCTTGATCCACGCAGCATCTCTGATTCTAGGGAAGCCAGAACTATTGTCAGCAGACTTCTGAATAAGCAGTTCTGTGCTTCTAAGCATGTGCTTCTGCATTAAGCAAGAGCAATGACATTTTGCAGTATAACTGACGTTCGAAACCTGAAGATTTTACCTCTGCTTCTTTGAAATAGTGATAGCTCTTTGCTAGTAAATATGCATATTTCATTTAACATAATTTTGGGTTAGTTGAATACTTCTTGCAAACACTGGGAGCTTTCTTTGCATTATCTTTAGAATTGTTTTGCATGATTTGtaccatttttaaattaacGAAATGCAGGTAATCGTTTGTTGTAACCAGTTCTATGAATTATGTTCCACATGCAGAGTTTCATGTATGTACTTAGTTACTCTTATAGTTAAGTTCATTGCTGTGTTTAAGTGCACACTTGCTGAAGATACTTGGCATGTAAAAAGCAGGGTTTTGATACCTTAACAGCTTCATATTGAAGCTGATTTTACTCTAAGCAAGTTCAGTGGCAGACCTGTTACATGATGTGTCCTGTTAGATAACTACTGCCAGAATCTCATTAAAGATACTGTTTAAACagtttgtatttatatttttgtacttGAGGGCTACAGAATGTTGACTAAATCAGAAAGctgatttacttttaaattagtTGCtttagaaattgaaaaaaagcttttgtaaaTTAAACGTGCACACAAGAAAACACAAGCAACCATTTGATTTTAGTTTTTACATGAAATTCTCATAGTACCTTCCACTGAAGTACCTATCGCTGGGCTTCCATTTAGTTAAAAACGGCCTGTCCCTCCTCTATGGTCAGCTGTAGATTTTGCTCTTGATCCGCCCCTTTTTTTCGTTGCGCAGGTGCTAACTTAGAACTTAACCTCTGTTGCATACAGATGTTTCTCAAATATTGTATTGCCAAGAATTGCAAGACCTTTAAGACCTTGATCATTAGTCTGCAAACCATAACCAAAAACGAGGGGGAGAAAGGTGATTTCATATTGGCATTCTACAGAGAAATTGACTTCAAGTTCTTGAGAAAATACAACTGTTGAGTCGCAGCAATGTCCCTCTAGACTGTAGTAAGAATATGTTAATCAGGTATTTTATACTGATGGGCTTGATGTTACTGATTCTAGATGCTGTTTTGCCAGTGACGTTGTAAAGACAAGGTGAAGTGAACAGTAGGGGGTTGATTAGggtttgtgtttgatttttttggggtggttttctttttgagtcATGGTGTTGCAGTTTTGGTAAAAGAACTTGTAATGAACCATAGCGTAAATGCTGTGTCCTGTGTGATACCGTATTTGACTTCTACACAGCCACCTGCAAcggaaagaaataaaaatggaaatgagcCCCAGTCTTCCCCATTCGTAAGCTGGTATGTCATTTTAATTGCCTGAATCTAACGTGTGTGTTCTGGTCAGCTGCGGGCTTCAGGTGCTGCTGCCGTGCCTTGGAAGCGGTGTAGCTGCTCGAGGGGCCGACAGGCCgcggcagctgccagcagagctgctttaaTAGTGACCGTGACACCTCTCCGTTTGCAGTACGTACAGGAACGCGTTGACACTCCTCTCGCGTCCTGCTTTTCCCGGAGGAACAGCCTGGTGGCCGCCCTGCACGGGTGGGCAGCCCGAGCGCGGGACGGTGGTGCGGGATGCGGGTGGCGCCGGGCGACCTGCAGGTGTTGGCGTTACAGCAGCGGCACGGAGCAGGAACGAGCCGTGTGGGAGTAAAAGCGTTGTAAGGTCCTCTGACCGCAGGGGAGCAAAGCGGGATCGCACGTAGTAGGTAACATTAGCTCTTGCTTCCGGAAACATCGATTGAGGTCTGAAgttcagttattttattttctacaccCGCCGGTTGTTGTGTGTGAGGAAGGCGTCTGTCTGTTTATGCGTGACCCCCCGGAGCCGCCGAGCGGCGCGGCCCCCGGGCCCGCTGTGCCCCGCCCGGCCGCGTTgccggggagcggcggggccggggagcggcggggagagcccgcccgccgccatgAGCAGGAagcggctgcagcagctggtggaggCGCTGGGCCGGTCCGCCCGGCACTGTGAGtgcgcggccggcggggcgggggctgcgggggtcGAGTGCCGCCGCCGCCTGAGGGGCGGGCGCCGCTGCCGGCCGCCTCCCGTTGTCCCGGCGCCGGGCCCTGctcgcccgccgccgcccccggggaACagcgggtgggggtggggggcggaggggtgggggtggggggcggagGGGTGGGGGTCGGTGGCTGACCCTCGAGGtgcccgggcccggccgcgccAACTGACGTTACAAAATGTGCCCGTTTGTTCCGGCCGGCAGTTAATAAAGGCGAGGTGGAGTGTCTGGTCCGGCTGTTCGACGCGCTGGTGGCCGGGcccggcgcccgccccgccgccgtgGGCTTTGACCGCAGCACGTTCAGGGACACCCTGCACGGCGCCTTCGGCATGACGGACGACATGATCTTGGACAGAGGTGAGACGGGGGGCGGAAAAGGGTGTGCGATCTgactgacgtgcggaattaaGTTCCGTACCTCAGGAtaagttataaagcaggtatgtttattgcggCACCGGGTGCAAAGGGGGTCGCTTCTCCATCTTGCACACTTGGTTGTACTCACAATGCACATTTATACAGTGAAGTTGGTTAGTTCTGCCCAAAGTCTACACCTACTAATTATTGCTTTCTCGCTTCAATTTAAAGGTACAGTTCATTAAAAATTTACTGCGCATGCTCCCCGAGCGGGGTGTTCACTCTCTTCGTGGGGGGCTATTTGAGGAAGGGGTCgtgatctcccactaccacagTTACTTTATCCTGGTGTCCTTGAGCCTTGTCACTTCAGTGGGTTTTCTTTTAGCAATTAGCACGTCCTGTCAGAAGGCTACTGGTTTTCACCCTTGCAGAGTGATTTAAAGAATCCATCCTTTAGGTCAACAGCAGAGGTCTTTGGACACTTCCCAGCTTTAGATAAAACTTAAGTATATCATTCTTCAGGTAAGTGGTACACCGTTCATCATTCAGGAGCTCAGCTACACCGGTACCAGCTGTCCCTTTGGAAGCGCAGAGCGGCCCGGCCCCAGACCTTCTCTCGCAGCCGGCggggctcctgcctgcctcttaGTGCTTCTGTTACCTGTGCAACTCCTGCCTGCAGAGTTTTAGGGGTTTCACTGCGTTTTCTCACATCACTACGTTGTTGACTTGACGAACAAGCCTGGACAAACCCGTGCCGGCTCACCCTTGCCGGGACAGCAGAGGAAGAGTTGtgctcaggagctgctgagtGAGGGAgggcttcccccctccccccttcttcGTGCGGAATTATTTTCTCTTGGTTCAGCGTGGCTCACGCTGTCGTACGAGGGAGACCGGCCGTAGGGGGCAGTTGTAGTGCTGCGGCTGTCTCTGTCGCAGTTACTGCGCTGTCGCGACGGCAGAGGGCAGCACGGTGTCGCTGTCTCCCCCGGCGGCCGCAGCGGGACTGCGGGCGCCGCGCGAGGGGCAGCGGGGTCTGTGGGGCCGGGGGTCCCGGGCCGGCGTtcggctggggcgggggggctgctgcaACGGAGGCGCCGCGGACAGCGCTGGAGGAgccgggaggcggcgggcggaggTGGGAGCGTGAGGCAGACACCCCCCTCGAGGATGCGGCCGGGCCGCgagggcagctgccctggggccGCACGGGTGGTCCCTGAGGCACAGCCGCGCAGGGGGTGCGAGCCTGCCGTGCCTCCAGCTCGGGCTGCTGAGAGCCACCCCTCGGTTCGGCGTGGCCCTCTGCGCCAGCAGGAGGGGTATTTACGTGCCGTAACGTAAAAAACCTGTTGTCGTTTTGCACGAGTCAGGTGTGTCTTGGAAGGCACCTTACATGAACAcgtcattaaaaattattttaatgcttacATGCAAGGGAGCCGATTTCAGTTCGCAAAAGCAAACCTATTGTTTTCCAGTTCCAAAATGCTTGGCTCTGTGGGTAGAGGCATGTTTGTTGCCAACTTACTAATTAACATTCAAAAATACGAATTCTTACAGATGTTAGTTGATGCTTTGAAAAACGTCTTTGATTTGTGCTACTGTATTATAGGCTGTATGAATAGTGAAGCTGCACGATTGGAAGTTGCTTATttcagggaagggagaagaaaaagattttggtACATGAAAGACCGGagagagttatttttctttgtatatttgaaatatttatgtatcGTTTCTCAGATTACATTCTCCAAGATTTTCTGCAACAAAACCTAGTAACTGaaatctttttctgtattgaaaTATGTCTTAGCATAAGGGATATTGGTTTATTTGTTTACATCTGCATGGCAGTGCACTTCCTGTAGCTAagtcaggaaagcagcagatcAAACAAAATATCTTATCCCGCAGGATTCTGGAGTGGAAGATCAGTAAACTGAGGGGCAAAATCTATTGTTACATTCTAGAAAGATTCAAGAAGGGTAATCATACCTCGggtgaaagcagagaaacatcttcggaaaaaatatttatattttcgttgaatttaagaaaatattcctttgtTTGTGTTCCCCTATtctataaatttaaaaattatctaaTATGCTTCCCAGTGTTCCGCACTTTTGATAGAGACAACGATAGCTGCATCAGTGTGGTGGAATGGGTAGAAGGCTTATCAGTATTTCTTCGGGGGACGTTGGAAGAGAGGATTAAATGTAAGATTTATCTGTACACTTATATTTAGTAGTAGTCACTGAATTCATGCCTACTAGGTTAcgcactgcttttcttttatttcttatttcttattatttatttcttgtcaTTTATTAGTTGCTCTTACAAAGTATTTGGTAATTGAagagttttcttctgtgtagtTTGGTGAAACTGACTTCACAAATGGCTTCTCCAAGACAGGTTTTCTGTGTAAACTGCTGTTGTCATAGCTGCCACCTTATTTTGTTGCTTACAAAAACTAGCATTTGAACTGAAGCTTGTTCTACAGTATACAGTTTTGACAGAACGTATGTTTTTGTATTCAcaaacagaattagaaagaagTAAATGTAGCTCAGGCTACATTTGCATTTGGTTATTTTGGCCAAATAACACAGTCTGAAGCCAACCAAGCCTTGCCAGCATTCATTTACTGGCACAATGGGGGCACAGCAGCAGTTGCATTAATTCCAGCAGTTCTTCAGCTTGGAAGCATAGATGGAAAAACTGAGTCTGTAAGATGGTCATGAGAACCTCCACAGTAGTGATGGAGAAAGATGGGGGAATAAAAATAGCAGGAACTTTAGAGTTTTAAGgaattacacaaaaaaataaagcagggcACGTGGGGGGGAAATTGTTATAGACAAAGGAGAATGACAACATGATGTTTCCATAGTTCCCCCGCTGTAGCATCAGCCATGCCTAATGCACTATATAAATTCATCTGCAAAGTGGCCTGGGATGTCACAGCACTAGGATGTGTGCCCAGGATGTAATTCAGTGTGTCAGTACAACTACAAGCAGTAAAATACACAGCCCTACTGTAAACACTATAGAATACACTAGAGCGTAGTGATACACAATGTTGTCTGTCGTAATTGTATGTCAGTAGTTTTTCACTGTAGACATCGCCtttgtcagaagaaaaacaaacaaaaaacccccaaataacTCTTGAGTTCCAAAATtgaagagttttgtttgtttgtttaaaagttttgtGAAGGATAGTAAAGTCTATTATGATCGTACATTTCTGATTCCAGGAAGGTAGAAATAATTAGACGGGGAATTAGGCAGATACTCATACTTAAAATACTCCATTACAGggattttctctttccattaaTGGATACCTCAGTTGTCTTTTCCATCCTAGTACAgctcattcttcctttttcttttctaacccAGCTTCTGAAATATCAATGATGTTTTATAACTGCAGTGTCCTTCTGATACAGACAGCTGGTCCCTGCTGTGGTGAATTGGGCTTCTAAACCAGAACCTTGGTTCTAAATAGACAATTTTAGAGAAGATCTGCAAGTTATTATAGTTTCTGAGAACTGAAGATTATTTATTTgagcagaaacagatttttaactaTGAAGGGTAAATAGGCAATAATTGGCTAGTATGTGTATCAAAATGtgatacatatatatttaagatATATATGTATGATGCGGCTCAATAGATAAGCTGTA
This genomic window contains:
- the EFCAB1 gene encoding EF-hand calcium-binding domain-containing protein 1, translating into MSRKRLQQLVEALGRSARHFNKGEVECLVRLFDALVAGPGARPAAVGFDRSTFRDTLHGAFGMTDDMILDRVFRTFDRDNDSCISVVEWVEGLSVFLRGTLEERIKYCFEVYDLNGDGYISREEMFQMLKNSLLKQPSEEDPDEGIKDLIDIVLKKMDYDHDGKLSFTDFEKAVRDEYLLLEAFGPCLPDIKSSMAFEQKTFRDVRKL